One Halolamina litorea genomic window carries:
- a CDS encoding M28 family peptidase — protein MLEPIDRETETELRDLVDADELERHVDAFDGTERISGTDDEWEASEYVVETLREYGCEAELLEFEAYISVPGSARVDVTAPTAKTFDEAITSSFGASTPPSGVSGEVVRIEDVTEENVAAADLEGKVAFTTGLPTPEPIGLFEDAGAEAVLYQSSNPDHLHEMIVTPVWGTPTLGDEEEIPDVPVAQVTHDAGDWLRDRNEEGPVDVTVTTQVTTELTTLPCPVGRVEGTESDRYMVVGNHVDSWYEGITDNATAMAATLELARVFAENPPARGLVFGFWPAHSTGRYAGSTWWADQEWLDLRENGVAYYHLDLNGLKGADGLWHQEMAELNEEHLDILDTASDMPMLETADAGFLGSDRPARNSDQSFWGAGLTSLLSGARMNPGGEGGPIGGGWWWHTPADTRDKVDIDVLAEETEIAVTLASRICDSPTLPHDFRATAADVREQVAGIESDTDSSFPAIHEDLDALEVALDEAYEAIEAVDGVGTDAAAAAEDLQVELGNELVPALYMTRRDYDQEPALPHQPLPELRRAAAVEGTDRTELFAETTLAREVNRLRHRLQNAQRAADAFVEEQ, from the coding sequence ATGCTCGAACCGATCGACAGAGAAACCGAGACGGAGCTACGCGACCTCGTCGACGCCGACGAACTGGAACGGCACGTCGACGCCTTCGACGGTACCGAACGGATCTCCGGCACCGACGACGAGTGGGAGGCCAGCGAGTACGTCGTCGAGACCCTGCGGGAGTACGGCTGTGAGGCCGAGCTACTGGAGTTCGAGGCGTACATCAGCGTCCCGGGCAGCGCCCGGGTGGACGTGACGGCGCCGACGGCGAAAACGTTCGACGAGGCCATCACCTCCTCCTTCGGCGCGAGCACGCCCCCGAGCGGCGTCTCCGGCGAGGTCGTCCGCATCGAGGACGTGACCGAGGAGAACGTGGCCGCCGCTGACCTGGAGGGGAAGGTCGCGTTCACCACCGGCCTGCCGACGCCCGAACCGATCGGACTGTTCGAGGACGCCGGCGCCGAGGCGGTGCTCTACCAGTCCTCGAACCCCGACCACCTCCACGAGATGATCGTCACCCCCGTCTGGGGGACGCCGACGCTCGGCGACGAGGAGGAGATCCCCGACGTGCCGGTCGCACAGGTGACACACGACGCCGGCGACTGGCTGCGCGACCGCAACGAGGAGGGCCCCGTCGACGTCACGGTCACCACGCAGGTCACCACCGAACTCACGACGCTCCCCTGCCCTGTCGGCCGGGTCGAGGGGACCGAGAGTGATCGCTACATGGTCGTCGGCAACCACGTCGACTCGTGGTACGAGGGGATCACCGACAACGCGACGGCGATGGCGGCGACGCTCGAACTGGCCCGGGTCTTCGCCGAGAACCCGCCCGCGCGAGGGTTGGTGTTCGGCTTCTGGCCGGCCCACTCGACCGGGCGCTACGCCGGGTCGACGTGGTGGGCCGATCAGGAGTGGCTCGACCTCCGGGAGAACGGCGTCGCCTACTACCACCTCGACCTGAACGGGCTGAAGGGTGCCGACGGCCTCTGGCACCAGGAGATGGCCGAACTCAACGAGGAACACCTCGACATCCTCGACACCGCCAGCGACATGCCGATGCTCGAGACGGCCGACGCCGGCTTCCTCGGCTCCGACCGGCCGGCCCGCAACTCCGACCAGTCGTTCTGGGGCGCCGGCCTCACCTCGCTACTCTCGGGCGCCCGGATGAACCCCGGCGGCGAGGGCGGCCCCATCGGCGGGGGCTGGTGGTGGCACACCCCCGCCGACACCCGGGACAAGGTCGACATCGACGTGCTGGCCGAGGAGACCGAGATCGCGGTCACGCTGGCCAGCCGAATCTGTGACTCGCCGACGCTCCCCCACGACTTCCGGGCGACCGCCGCCGACGTGCGCGAGCAGGTCGCCGGGATCGAGTCTGACACCGACAGCAGCTTCCCGGCCATCCACGAGGACCTCGACGCCTTGGAGGTCGCGCTCGACGAGGCCTACGAGGCTATCGAGGCCGTCGACGGCGTCGGCACCGACGCCGCGGCCGCCGCCGAGGACCTCCAGGTCGAACTGGGCAACGAACTGGTGCCGGCGCTGTACATGACTCGGCGGGACTACGACCAGGAGCCCGCACTTCCCCACCAGCCGCTACCGGAACTCCGCCGCGCCGCGGCCGTCGAAGGAACCGATCGGACCGAACTGTTCGCCGAAACGACGCTCGCACGGGAGGTCAACCGCCTCCGGCACCGACTGCAGAACGCACAGCGGGCCGCCGACGCGTTCGTCGAAGAACAGTAA
- a CDS encoding winged helix-turn-helix transcriptional regulator, with protein MSDPNGPPTAVEYESVAEPELFSLLGKAHTMAILHEVLIEADGPVRFGELQAALDVSPNTLSRRLGELDDLGLLDRTQYDEIPPRVEYEPTAPLADLEPTFRELDRWMRQYGDGGTDWTA; from the coding sequence ATGAGTGACCCGAACGGCCCGCCGACGGCAGTCGAGTACGAGTCCGTCGCCGAGCCCGAACTGTTCTCGCTGCTCGGGAAGGCACACACCATGGCCATCCTCCACGAGGTCCTCATCGAGGCCGACGGCCCGGTCCGCTTCGGCGAGCTACAGGCGGCCCTCGACGTGTCCCCGAACACGCTCTCCCGGCGCCTCGGGGAACTCGACGACCTGGGCTTGCTCGACCGCACCCAGTACGACGAGATCCCGCCCCGCGTCGAGTACGAGCCGACGGCGCCGCTCGCCGACCTCGAACCGACGTTCCGGGAACTCGACCGGTGGATGCGGCAGTACGGCGACGGCGGGACCGACTGGACGGCCTGA
- a CDS encoding SDR family NAD(P)-dependent oxidoreductase, translating into MTDAAIVTGAASGIGRATVDLFRERYDLVAGIDVDETITEVAAEFDDVEGYVADVRDGDRIAEIVAEIEADADVVAVVNNAAISRSVWIGDLDPEEWHEVLDINLTGQYNLVRAAGPHMFERGHGAIVNVSSGAGKQGSASGGVHYSASKAGVFGLTKGLAKQLSPHVRVNCVVPGLMDTPLTTDSGLWTEEGIEQFTDQLPIDRLGKPEEAADLIDFLCSERASYMTGAVVDVDGGASLV; encoded by the coding sequence ATGACCGACGCAGCAATCGTGACTGGCGCGGCCAGCGGGATCGGACGCGCCACCGTTGACCTGTTCCGGGAGCGCTACGACCTCGTCGCCGGCATCGACGTCGACGAGACGATCACCGAGGTCGCCGCCGAGTTCGACGACGTCGAGGGGTACGTGGCCGACGTGCGCGACGGCGACCGGATCGCCGAGATCGTCGCCGAGATCGAGGCCGACGCCGACGTGGTCGCGGTAGTCAACAACGCCGCCATCTCGCGGTCCGTCTGGATCGGCGACCTCGACCCCGAGGAGTGGCACGAGGTCCTCGACATCAACCTCACCGGCCAGTACAACCTCGTTCGCGCTGCCGGCCCGCACATGTTCGAGCGCGGACACGGCGCCATCGTCAACGTCTCCTCGGGCGCGGGCAAGCAGGGCTCGGCCAGCGGCGGCGTCCACTACTCCGCCTCGAAAGCTGGCGTGTTCGGACTCACGAAGGGCCTGGCCAAACAGCTCAGCCCGCACGTCCGGGTGAACTGCGTCGTCCCCGGGCTGATGGACACGCCGCTGACGACCGACTCCGGGCTGTGGACCGAGGAGGGGATCGAGCAGTTCACCGATCAACTGCCGATCGACCGACTCGGCAAGCCCGAGGAGGCCGCCGACCTGATCGACTTCCTCTGCTCGGAGCGGGCCAGCTACATGACCGGCGCGGTCGTCGACGTCGACGGCGGCGCGTCGCTGGTCTGA
- the tuf gene encoding translation elongation factor EF-1 subunit alpha, with protein sequence MSEKPHQNLAIIGHVDHGKSTLVGRLLYETGSVPEHVIEQHREEAEEKGKGGFEFAYVMDNLAEERERGVTIDIAHQEFDTDTYDFTIVDTPGHRDFVKNMITGASQADHAVLVVAADDGVAPQTREHVFLARTLGIDELIVAVNKMDLVDYSEDTYRGVVDEVKELLGQVRFSTEDASFIPLSAFEGDNISEHSGNTSWYDGPSLLEALNNLPEPQPPTDAPLRLPIQDVYTISGIGTVPVGRIETGTLDVGDMVSFQPSDVSGEVKTIEMHHEEVPNAQPGDNVGFNVRGVGKDDIRRGDVAGPASDPPTVAETFQAQLVVMQHPSVITAGYTPVLHAHTAQVAGTIESIDQKIDPSTGEVAEENPDFIKSGDAAVVTFRPQKPLSIERSSDIPELGSFAVRDMGQTIAAGKVLDIEERA encoded by the coding sequence ATGAGTGAGAAACCGCACCAGAACCTAGCCATCATCGGTCACGTCGACCACGGCAAGAGCACGCTCGTCGGCCGACTGCTGTACGAGACCGGCAGCGTGCCCGAGCACGTCATCGAGCAGCACCGTGAGGAGGCCGAGGAGAAGGGGAAGGGCGGCTTCGAGTTCGCCTACGTGATGGACAACCTCGCCGAGGAGCGCGAGCGCGGGGTGACCATCGACATCGCCCACCAGGAGTTCGACACGGACACGTACGACTTCACCATCGTCGACACGCCGGGGCACCGTGACTTCGTCAAGAACATGATCACGGGCGCCTCGCAGGCCGACCACGCCGTCCTCGTCGTCGCCGCCGACGACGGCGTCGCGCCCCAGACCCGCGAGCACGTGTTCCTCGCCCGCACGCTGGGCATCGACGAACTGATCGTCGCGGTGAACAAGATGGACCTCGTCGACTACAGCGAGGACACCTACCGCGGCGTCGTCGACGAGGTGAAGGAGCTGCTCGGGCAGGTCCGCTTCTCCACCGAGGACGCGTCGTTCATCCCGCTGTCGGCGTTCGAGGGCGACAACATCTCGGAACACTCCGGGAACACGTCGTGGTACGACGGCCCGAGCCTGCTGGAGGCGCTCAACAACCTCCCCGAGCCACAGCCGCCGACGGACGCGCCGCTTCGACTGCCGATTCAGGACGTCTACACCATCTCCGGCATCGGGACCGTCCCGGTCGGCCGGATCGAGACCGGGACCCTCGACGTGGGCGACATGGTCTCGTTCCAGCCCAGCGACGTGAGCGGCGAGGTCAAAACCATCGAGATGCACCACGAGGAGGTGCCCAACGCCCAGCCCGGCGATAACGTCGGCTTCAACGTCCGCGGCGTCGGCAAAGACGACATCCGTCGCGGCGACGTTGCCGGGCCGGCGAGCGACCCGCCGACGGTCGCCGAGACGTTCCAAGCCCAGTTGGTCGTCATGCAGCACCCATCGGTGATCACGGCGGGCTACACGCCCGTCCTCCACGCCCACACTGCACAGGTCGCCGGAACCATCGAGTCCATCGACCAGAAGATCGACCCCTCGACCGGCGAAGTCGCCGAGGAGAACCCCGACTTCATCAAGTCCGGCGACGCCGCCGTGGTGACGTTCAGACCGCAGAAGCCGCTCTCGATCGAGCGTTCGAGCGACATCCCCGAACTGGGGAGCTTCGCCGTCCGCGACATGGGCCAGACCATCGCGGCCGGGAAGGTCCTCGACATCGAGGAGCGGGCGTAA
- a CDS encoding amidohydrolase family protein — protein sequence MQYVHTDGVYRPKSGHVDGRVVCIEDGEVVDVREEPPADAEPLYEGEGYALPGFVDAHTHGPIRPGEGDQLSQMRADPAVQAVRAANNLETDLRAGTTTVRMMGCEHRLDLRLRESERAGELDAPRILPCGGHLTPTNGHGVALTATDGPEACRQRVRDMLAAGAHHIKYFATGGVSSGSGSLDRAPYTDEEVEAIIDEAHRQGVHVATHAHGGAGARQAIEAGVDTVEHAAAFGPALTNLLAESDAHAVGTFSILHDPEGIVGGDADDPDVMARVEEARASERESWERVLAADVPVAVGTDSMHGNLADEAAHLVDYGASPETAIRAITSEAARASRAERAGTLTPGDHGDVVVVADHPAENVDTLTEPVAVVKNGERVV from the coding sequence ATGCAGTATGTTCACACGGATGGTGTGTACCGCCCGAAAAGTGGCCACGTCGACGGCCGCGTCGTCTGTATCGAGGACGGCGAAGTAGTCGACGTACGCGAGGAACCGCCGGCTGACGCCGAACCGCTCTACGAGGGAGAGGGCTACGCGCTGCCGGGCTTCGTCGACGCGCACACCCACGGGCCGATCCGACCGGGCGAGGGCGACCAGTTGAGTCAGATGCGCGCCGACCCCGCCGTGCAGGCGGTCAGGGCGGCGAACAACCTCGAAACCGACCTCCGGGCGGGCACGACGACCGTCCGCATGATGGGCTGTGAACACCGGCTGGACCTCCGGCTCCGGGAGTCCGAGCGCGCGGGCGAACTCGACGCGCCGCGGATCCTGCCCTGTGGCGGCCACCTCACGCCGACCAACGGGCACGGCGTCGCGCTGACGGCGACCGACGGGCCGGAGGCTTGCCGCCAGCGCGTGCGGGACATGCTCGCGGCCGGCGCCCACCACATCAAGTACTTCGCCACCGGCGGGGTCTCGTCGGGCTCGGGGAGCCTGGATCGGGCGCCGTACACCGACGAGGAGGTCGAAGCCATCATCGACGAGGCTCACCGACAGGGCGTCCACGTCGCCACCCACGCCCACGGCGGCGCCGGCGCGCGGCAAGCCATCGAGGCGGGCGTCGACACCGTCGAACACGCCGCCGCCTTCGGGCCGGCGCTGACGAACCTCCTCGCCGAGAGCGACGCCCACGCAGTCGGGACGTTCAGCATCCTCCACGACCCCGAGGGGATCGTCGGCGGCGACGCCGACGACCCGGACGTGATGGCTCGCGTCGAGGAGGCTCGCGCGAGCGAACGGGAGAGTTGGGAGCGCGTGCTCGCGGCCGACGTGCCCGTCGCCGTCGGCACCGACAGCATGCACGGCAACCTCGCCGACGAGGCCGCCCACCTCGTCGACTACGGCGCCAGTCCCGAGACGGCGATCAGAGCGATCACGAGCGAGGCCGCACGCGCGTCCCGGGCCGAGCGGGCCGGCACGCTGACACCGGGCGATCACGGCGACGTGGTCGTCGTCGCCGACCACCCGGCGGAGAACGTCGACACGCTCACCGAGCCGGTCGCGGTCGTGAAAAACGGCGAGCGCGTGGTCTGA
- a CDS encoding phosphoribosylamine--glycine ligase: MDTKRFLFVSADAALITDLAWQVHEEGHDVKYYIEAESDREIGDGFVPKTDDWEAEVDWADVIVFDDIWMGDDIGTGARAEELRAEGHAVVGGTRNTDRLEEDRGYAMEVLEENGVSTIDHREFRSFEEGIRFVEENPAPYVIKPLGEVQNVKRLLYVGDEDDGSDVADVLKAYEKAWGHRMKGFQLQRKVEGVEVAVCGFFDGDGFVDRVNFNFEHKKLFPGNIGPSTGEMGTSMFWAGRNELFEETLGKLEGWLAEEGYVGSIDLNCIVNDTGIYPLEFTPRFGYPTIALQEESIESSTAAFFHDLAHGNDPEPEVHRGFQVAVRVVLPPFPFDDEETYDENSRNAAVVFETPDRSGIHLEDTKRVDGQWRVAGESGMPLVVTGKGETMAAAREQCYGRIGDIAIPNRYYRDDIGERWMEGEGDKLQAWGYLGPRA; the protein is encoded by the coding sequence ATGGACACCAAACGGTTCCTCTTCGTCTCCGCCGACGCCGCGCTGATCACGGACCTCGCGTGGCAGGTCCACGAGGAGGGCCACGACGTGAAGTACTACATCGAGGCCGAGAGCGACCGGGAGATCGGCGACGGCTTCGTCCCGAAGACCGACGACTGGGAGGCCGAGGTCGACTGGGCGGACGTGATCGTCTTCGACGACATCTGGATGGGTGACGACATCGGCACCGGCGCGCGGGCAGAGGAACTCCGCGCCGAGGGCCACGCCGTCGTCGGCGGCACGCGGAACACCGACCGGCTGGAGGAGGACCGCGGCTACGCGATGGAAGTGCTGGAGGAGAACGGCGTGAGCACCATCGACCACCGGGAGTTCCGGAGCTTCGAGGAGGGGATCCGGTTCGTCGAGGAGAACCCCGCCCCCTACGTCATCAAGCCGTTGGGGGAGGTCCAGAACGTCAAGCGCCTGCTCTACGTCGGCGACGAGGACGACGGCAGCGACGTGGCCGACGTGCTCAAAGCCTACGAGAAGGCGTGGGGTCACCGGATGAAGGGGTTCCAACTCCAGCGGAAGGTCGAGGGCGTCGAGGTCGCCGTCTGTGGCTTCTTCGACGGCGACGGGTTCGTCGACCGGGTGAACTTCAACTTCGAGCACAAGAAGCTCTTCCCGGGCAACATCGGCCCCTCGACCGGCGAGATGGGGACCTCGATGTTCTGGGCCGGCCGGAACGAACTGTTCGAGGAGACGCTTGGCAAACTGGAGGGGTGGCTCGCCGAGGAGGGGTACGTCGGCAGCATCGACCTCAACTGCATCGTCAACGACACCGGGATCTACCCCTTGGAGTTCACCCCCCGGTTCGGGTACCCGACGATCGCGCTCCAAGAGGAGTCCATCGAGTCCTCGACGGCCGCGTTCTTCCACGACCTCGCCCACGGAAACGACCCCGAACCCGAGGTCCACCGGGGCTTCCAAGTCGCCGTCCGGGTCGTCCTGCCGCCGTTCCCGTTCGACGACGAGGAGACCTACGACGAGAACTCCCGCAACGCCGCGGTCGTGTTCGAGACACCCGACCGGTCGGGGATCCACCTGGAGGACACCAAACGTGTCGACGGCCAGTGGCGGGTCGCCGGCGAGAGCGGCATGCCGCTCGTCGTCACCGGGAAGGGCGAAACGATGGCCGCTGCTCGCGAGCAGTGTTACGGGCGTATCGGCGACATCGCCATCCCGAACCGGTACTACCGCGACGACATCGGCGAGCGCTGGATGGAGGGCGAGGGCGACAAGCTACAGGCGTGGGGCTACCTCGGGCCGCGGGCCTGA
- a CDS encoding LLM class flavin-dependent oxidoreductase has protein sequence MEFAVNVPICAGSSEYSTLAFCDEISWADQRDYAVDIEALGFDGLAIPDHIMAGAGPTTEGLSTLAGLAGATEDVYLYPKTFNDQLRHGPLLAKALAQLDHISEGRLKVGMGAGWKQDEAEAFGYEWPSAPERLRRMEETVEVCKELWTGDDVDYDGDYYELDGADGRPHPIQDPYPPIMIGGGGEQFTLRITAKHADTWNYWGDLEMLEGKLDVLREHCETYGTDYDAIEKSWFARCIIRETEAEVEELLDAVPRFRPENLDDDEFHLVGTPEQVAADIERYREAGFEEFVVEFVDFPDTTGPELFADEVMGQF, from the coding sequence ATGGAGTTCGCCGTCAACGTCCCGATCTGTGCGGGGAGTTCGGAGTACAGCACGCTCGCGTTCTGCGACGAGATATCGTGGGCCGACCAGCGCGACTACGCCGTCGATATCGAGGCCCTCGGCTTCGACGGGCTGGCGATCCCGGACCACATCATGGCCGGCGCCGGGCCGACGACGGAGGGGCTGTCGACGCTCGCCGGGCTCGCGGGCGCGACGGAAGACGTCTACCTCTACCCGAAGACGTTCAACGACCAACTGCGCCACGGCCCGCTGCTGGCGAAGGCGCTGGCGCAGTTGGACCACATCTCCGAGGGCCGGCTGAAGGTCGGCATGGGCGCCGGCTGGAAGCAGGACGAGGCCGAGGCGTTCGGCTACGAGTGGCCGAGCGCCCCCGAGCGCCTCCGCCGGATGGAGGAGACCGTCGAGGTCTGTAAGGAACTCTGGACCGGCGACGACGTTGACTACGACGGCGACTACTACGAACTCGACGGCGCCGACGGCCGGCCACACCCGATACAGGACCCCTACCCACCGATCATGATCGGCGGCGGCGGCGAGCAGTTCACGCTCCGCATCACCGCCAAACACGCCGACACGTGGAACTACTGGGGCGATCTGGAGATGCTCGAGGGCAAACTCGACGTGCTCCGCGAGCACTGCGAGACCTACGGCACCGACTACGACGCCATCGAGAAGTCGTGGTTCGCACGCTGCATCATCCGCGAGACGGAGGCGGAAGTCGAGGAGCTACTGGACGCCGTCCCCCGGTTCCGCCCGGAGAACCTCGACGACGACGAGTTCCACCTCGTCGGCACGCCCGAGCAGGTCGCCGCCGATATCGAACGCTACCGGGAGGCCGGCTTCGAGGAGTTCGTCGTCGAGTTCGTCGACTTCCCCGACACGACCGGGCCGGAGCTGTTCGCGGACGAAGTGATGGGACAGTTCTGA
- a CDS encoding cupin domain-containing protein, with amino-acid sequence MEHVTVDDVDTQGELNRRGLSEPLGTSDFAINHYHLEPGEGFSGGRHTHLDQEEAFYVISGTATFEVTQEPTGEPETVEVGAGEVVRFAPGEYQTGSNEGDEDVEALALGAPADSTDVRVPGPCPECGQESLAITFEGGEMGTVCPECGAEPGA; translated from the coding sequence ATGGAACACGTAACCGTCGACGACGTCGACACGCAGGGCGAACTGAACCGTCGCGGGCTCTCGGAGCCGCTCGGGACGAGCGACTTCGCCATCAACCACTACCACCTCGAACCCGGCGAGGGGTTCTCCGGCGGCCGGCACACCCACCTCGACCAGGAGGAGGCGTTCTACGTCATCTCGGGAACCGCCACCTTCGAGGTCACCCAGGAGCCGACCGGCGAACCCGAGACCGTCGAGGTCGGGGCCGGCGAAGTCGTCCGGTTCGCCCCCGGCGAGTACCAGACCGGTTCCAACGAGGGCGACGAGGACGTCGAGGCGCTGGCGCTCGGCGCGCCGGCCGACAGCACCGACGTGCGCGTTCCCGGCCCGTGTCCCGAATGTGGCCAGGAGTCGCTCGCGATCACCTTCGAGGGCGGCGAGATGGGCACCGTCTGCCCCGAGTGCGGCGCCGAACCCGGAGCGTAA
- a CDS encoding metal-dependent hydrolase — MMLPTHAIAGLAVAAPLLVLAPEQAPAALTGALIGGVLPDLDLYAGHRRSLHYPTGYALAAVPAVGGAWLLGTPIAVGLAFLLVAAALHCRMDRYGGGLELRPWMGTSERAVYDHVRGRWRRPKRWVRYDGAPEDVLLLGTLAVPLAAVLPKPFHWVAAAALLIGGTYSLLRRRLASLAPTVFENVPEPAAAYVPDRYQQ, encoded by the coding sequence ATGATGCTGCCAACACACGCGATCGCCGGCTTGGCGGTCGCCGCGCCGCTGCTCGTGCTGGCGCCCGAACAGGCGCCGGCGGCGCTCACCGGCGCGCTGATCGGCGGCGTACTCCCGGACCTCGACCTGTACGCGGGGCACCGGCGATCCCTGCACTACCCGACGGGCTACGCGCTGGCAGCGGTGCCGGCGGTCGGCGGGGCGTGGCTGCTCGGGACGCCCATCGCCGTCGGGCTGGCGTTCCTGCTCGTCGCGGCGGCGCTGCACTGTCGGATGGACCGCTACGGTGGCGGCCTCGAACTCCGACCGTGGATGGGGACCTCGGAGCGGGCGGTGTACGACCACGTACGCGGCCGCTGGCGCCGCCCGAAACGGTGGGTCCGCTACGACGGCGCCCCCGAGGACGTGCTGTTGCTGGGGACGCTCGCGGTGCCGCTGGCGGCGGTGCTCCCCAAGCCGTTCCACTGGGTCGCGGCCGCGGCGCTCCTGATCGGCGGGACCTACAGCCTGCTCCGACGCCGGCTGGCGTCGTTGGCGCCGACGGTGTTCGAGAACGTCCCCGAACCGGCAGCGGCGTACGTCCCTGACCGGTATCAACAGTAG